One genomic region from Ptychodera flava strain L36383 chromosome 5, AS_Pfla_20210202, whole genome shotgun sequence encodes:
- the LOC139132678 gene encoding kelch-like protein 24 gives MASSILSAEWKYSNPNHAGAVLGKLNELRLQAFSTDVVLCISEKQFPCHQVVLASCCNFFMGFFYEKTQSQETAAMMLEDINTDLFELFLEYLYTGSAKLTAQNIDDVLKIAERFEVDSLVQGCKEYMQKEDTDSQRSKPAKNAMQLFSEVGGSAVPSSECDLSEKSKERKDKEDNSLNQMVERRHRRLCYQTVKRLLQMVKRIQVRCARNRKRD, from the coding sequence ATGGCATCATCAATACTATCTGCAGAATGGAAGTACAGTAACCCAAACCATGCCGGCGCTGTCTTGGGTAAATTAAATGAACTGCGTTTGCAGGCATTTTCCACAGATGTAGTACTCTGCATTTCTGAAAAGCAATTCCCTTGTCACCAGGTTGTGCTGGCAAGCTGCTGCAACTTCTTTATGGGTTTCTTCTATGAGAAGACTCAAAGCCAGGAGACGGCTGCAATGATGCTTGAGGATATCAACACCGACCTCTTTGAGCTCTTTCTAGAATACTTGTACACCGGAAGTGCCAAACTTACTGCTCAAAATATCGATGATGTTCTTAAAATAGCTGAACGCTTTGAGGTTGATTCCCTTGTCCAGGGATGTAAGGAGTACATGCAGAAGGAAGATACCGACAGCCAAAGATCAAAACCTGCAAAGAATGCCATGCAGCTGTTTTCAGAAGTTGGAGGGAGTGCTGTTCCAAGTTCAGAGTGTGATCTCAGTGAAAAGTCCAAAGAGAGAAAAGACAAAGAAGACAACAGCTTGAACCAGATGGTGGAAAGGAGGCACAGAAGGCTTTGTTACCAGACAGTGAAGAGGCTGCTGCAGATGGTGAAGAGGATACAGGTGAGGTGCGCCAGGAATCGGAAGCGAGATTAA